A region of the bacterium genome:
TCCCCCCCCGCGAGATCGTCGGGCAGCCGGTAGGCGTCGGGGACGAGCAGCACCAGCACGCGCGCGCCCGGCGGGTCGATCTGGCCGGTCCGCGAGCGGCGGGCCTCCCCTTCCTGCGCCTTGAGCTGGTCGCGCGTCCGCCGCGGCGCCCGGACGTGGAGCACCTTCGCCTCGAGCGGAGCGGGCGCGTCGGCCGGCCGCCGCCCCGCGGCCGCCGTCGCGGGTATCGCGCCGATCACGACGTCCATGCCGCCTCCGCCGCGGCGTCCAAGTCGCCGCTACGGTCGGCTCTTCGGCCGGCGGCGATCGAACTTGAGCCAAAACGACTCGCGAAAGCGGGTCAAGCGCGGCGGAACGCGGCCGATAGGTAAAGCGCGGGCGCGGGCGCGCGCAAGGGCCTAGATTCGCCCTCCCCGGGAGGGGCGCCGGCGCGCCGGCGGGGAACGAAAGAGGACACGGACGCCATGGCCGAAGAACCGGGCAAGGAAGAGACCAAGAAGAGCGGCGGCTCCTCGATGATGCCGCTCGTGATCGTCGCGGTCGTCGCGGGACTCGTCGCGGGGGTGCTCGGCGCGGTCGGCTCGCGCATGTTCGGCGGCGGGAGCGGCGCCAAGGAACACGCGTCCGCGGCGGCCGAGGAGAAGGACAAGGCCCCGTCGGTGACGGCGGTCGTCCCGTTCGAGGCGTTCGTCGTCAACCTCGCCGACCCGTCGGGGAACAAGTACCTGCGGGTCGAGCTGAACGCCGTGGTCAACGACGCCAAGGTCGTCGAGCAGCTCAAGACCGACCAGTTGGTGAAGACGCGCGTGCGCGACCGCATCCTCACCGTCCTCAGCGCCAAGAGCTACCAGGACATCGGCACCCCCGCGGGCAAGGAAGCGCTGCGGAAGGAGCTGACGAAGGAAGTCAACAGCGTCCTCTCGCACGACGCCGTGCAGGAGATGCTCTTCGCCAACTTCGCGGTGCAGTGACTGAGGGGCGCCGCGAAGCGCGGCGCCGTCAGAGCGAGAGCAGCGCGGC
Encoded here:
- a CDS encoding flagellar basal body-associated FliL family protein, whose amino-acid sequence is MAEEPGKEETKKSGGSSMMPLVIVAVVAGLVAGVLGAVGSRMFGGGSGAKEHASAAAEEKDKAPSVTAVVPFEAFVVNLADPSGNKYLRVELNAVVNDAKVVEQLKTDQLVKTRVRDRILTVLSAKSYQDIGTPAGKEALRKELTKEVNSVLSHDAVQEMLFANFAVQ